A portion of the Plasmodium gaboni strain SY75 chromosome 5, whole genome shotgun sequence genome contains these proteins:
- a CDS encoding translationally-controlled tumor protein-like protein, whose protein sequence is MKVYKDVFTNDEVCSDSYVQQDPFEVPEFREIAFEVKSNKRIKGNEDYGIADNSEDAVEGMGADVEHVIDIVDSFQLTSTAFSKKEYSAYIKNYMQKIAKYLEEKKPDRVEIFKTKAQPFIKHILTNFDDFEFYMGESLDMEAGIIYSYYKGEEVTPRFVYISDGLFEEKY, encoded by the coding sequence ATGAAAGTATATAAAGACGTTTTTACAAATGATGAAGTATGTTCCGATTCTTATGTTCAACAAGATCCATTTGAAGTACCAGAATTTAGAGAAATAGCTTTTGAAGtaaaatcaaataaaagaataaagGGAAATGAAGATTATGGTATTGCTGATAATAGTGAAGATGCTGTAGAAGGAATGGGAGCAGACGTTGAACATGTTATTGATATTGTTGATTCCTTTCAATTGACTTCCACTGCTTTTAgtaaaaaagaatatagtgcttatattaaaaattatatgcAAAAGATTGCCAAATATTTAGAAGAGAAAAAACCAGATCGTGTTGAAATTTTTAAAACTAAAGCTCAACCATttattaaacatattttaaCAAACTTTGACGATTTTGAATTTTATATGGGAGAATCACTTGATATGGAAGCAGGTATaatttattcttattataaaGGAGAAGAAGTAACACCACgttttgtttatatatctGATGGACTTtttgaagaaaaatattaa
- a CDS encoding hypothetical protein (conserved Plasmodium protein, unknown function) has translation MNRIIYMIIIILALLNCKSYCKSKLKKGNKKGKKNVSLGGEFLGDITPMPNSVYNMHVDLNKNYELNNFVRNENEHINKILFLMYKEHNNTMKELEEIMNSRQNIIQYLIKEMGKLKDN, from the exons ATGAACAGAATTATCTATATGATTATCATAATACTGGCTTTATTAAATTGTAAAAGTTATTGTAAATCAAAATTGAAAAAAG gtaataaaaaaggaaaaaagAATGTATCCTTAGGTGGAGAATTTTTAGGTGATATTACACCTATGCCTAATTCTGTTTATAATATGCATGTtgatttaaataaaaattacgaattaaataattttgttcgtaatgaaaatgagcatataaataaaatattatttttaatgtatAAAGAACATAATAATACGATGAAGGAACTTGAAGAAATTATGAATTCAAGACAAAACATAATTCAATACTTAATTAAAGAAATGggaaaattaaaagataattAA
- a CDS encoding stearoyl-CoA desaturase, with product MVLNYVYIALAGVLHTLNKRYLDIKDIGVTYLTYFVFLISCYLLKNYFSWKFLNFIRIVKSSIVLIICLISLKCLDLNLTLSINFFYLYNILQLSNFLEVITSGNKKRNNKSTNVEERVINKYELRNENEEKNYELIGDTSKHLEKIAKKILNNKKKLEENECILKEKEIIDEIERKEKEEEEIMKMKNNLNAKKNKDKKDKINIYGIYVFFLQTFYIFFFYFFWNYIQNLIIIKIFLTLQLAKCLISFVSNFWINNININLLKRMIHILDMVYMFSISLFFTNILYNTSDNTHLLRNFSVYSIVFHVYYAYVLFVNYIYTYHKQFRSSLFSFILFFHVFGIIGMIKLYYHEYGKSLLIQCILFYLINGFGITFGAHRLWSHRAFKAGHIVQVLFLILNSFANQGSVIVWSINHRLHHKYSDTKYDPHNIRYGFFYSHVGWLLYQKTKYVKEKEKEIYVDDLLQNPYLLLQHKLDPYFNFFFCFIIPGIYSYFMYNNFWDGFFILGALRWIITLHATWSINSASHSFGHRPYNIDIKPTNNIFTSIVALGEGCHNYHHVFPYCYAMNENFYILSINPTKYLINFFYYLGLVWDLKCAKNICKEVRLRETLKLEKRNKALSENIKNEIMKKEDTSYVIELMNSFKALCNDYLNISTFMYILYFLRDIVIMITIFLIHICYCYNKYGNGTMFSTISQKFNIENNKYLSISFSFLFHIILYTLPMGTMFASLYALVYECKRELLFKKPLFNHFFGSIISSFILLPYTSDKNRKSVLTALNEDFVKILKGPIYFDIYTLIFSFFLVFYIMTYYIFGYFYFCTFFLGPYIVFNAWLLIYIYLLKNPPFLQMDINTKEVDIGVLNYVAFQSLLQWKKNNSIYQSKKWLYKMVFSFINFIHHHLCYTHVVEFINSSIPSYRTKEIYKHFDKTLDQYNFLRNDKFMDVLKEFL from the exons ATGGTTTtaaattatgtatatatagCGTTAGCAGGTGTATTGCACACTTTAAACAAAAGATATTTAGACATTAAAGACATAGGTGTAACCTATTTAACgtattttgtttttttaatttcatgttatttattaaagaattatttttcatggaagtttcttaattttataagaaTTGTGAAAAGCTCCATAGttctaataatatgtttaataaGCTTAAAATGTTTAGATTTGAACCTGACCTTAAGTATTAACTTTTTTTACTTATACAATATTTTACAGCTAAGTAACTTTTTAGAAGTAATTACATCaggaaataaaaaaagaaataacAAATCAACAAATGTAGAGGAAAGAGTAATTAATAAATACGAGTTaagaaatgaaaatgaagaaaaaaattatgaattAATTGGAGATACATCAAAACATTTAGAAAAAATtgcaaaaaaaatattaaataataaaaaaaaattagaagaaaatgaatgtatattaaaagaaaaagaaattattgATGAAATagaaagaaaagaaaaagaagaagaagaaattatgaaaatgaaaaataatcttaatgctaaaaaaaataaagataaaaaggacaaaataaatatatacggtatttatgttttctttttacaaaccttttatatattttttttttattttttttggaatTATATTCAGAatttgattattataaaaatattcttaaCTTTACAATTAGCTAAATGTCTCATTTCTTTTGTTAGTAATTTCTGgataaataatataaatataaatttattaaaaagaatgatacatatattagatatggtatatatgttttcaataagtttattttttacaaatattCTGTACAATACATCAGACAATACACATTTATTACGTAACTTTTCAGTATATTCTATTGTATTTCATGTATATTATGCATATGTCCTATTTgttaattatatatacacatatcATAAGCAGTTTAGATCATCTTTGTTCtcttttattttgttcttcCACGTATTTGGAATAATTGGAATGATAAAATTGTATTATCACGAGTATGGAAAGTCATTATTAATTCAG tgCATACTATTTTACCTGATAAACGGTTTCGGAATAACATTTGGAGCTCATCGCTTATGGTCACATAGAGCATTTAAAGCTGGTCACATTGTTCAGGttctatttttaattttgaATAGTTTTGCAAATCAAGGGAGTGTAATAGTTTGGTCCATAAATCATCGTTTACACCATAAATATAGTGACACAAAATATGATCCTCATAATATAAGATATGGCTTCTTTTATAGTCACGTTGGATGGCTTTTATATCAGAAAACGAAATAtgtaaaagaaaaagagAAAGAAATTTATGTAGATGATTTATTACAAAATCCTTATCTTCTTTTACAACACAAATTAGATccatattttaattttttcttttgttttattatacctggtatatattcatattttatgtataataatttttgGGATGgattttttatattagGAGCTCTTCGTTGGATTATTACTTTACATGCTACATGGTCTATTAATAGTGCATCACATTCTTTTGGACATAGACCCtataatattgatataaaACCAAccaataatatttttacatcTATAGTAGCACTTGGAGAAGGATGTcataattatcatcatGTGTTCCCTTACTGTTATGCTATGaatgaaaatttttatattcttagTATAAACCCTACGAAATATCTGataaattttttctattatttaGGTTTAGTATGGGATTTAAAATGTGCAAAGAATATTTGTAAAGAAGTACGATTAAGAGAAACATTAAAATTAGAAAAGAGAAATAAAGCATTAAGTGAAAAcattaaaaatgaaataatgaaaaaagaagataCAAGTTATGTTATAGAGTTAATGAATTCTTTTAAAGCATTGTGTAatgattatttaaatatttcaacctttatgtatattttatactTCTTAAGAGATATTGTAATTATGATtactatatttttaattcacATATGTTACtgttataataaatatggaAATGGTACTATGTTTTCTACGATATCacaaaaatttaatatagaaaataataaatatttatcaatatcattttcctttttatttcatattattttatatacacTACCCATGGGAACTATGTTTGCAAGTTTATATGCATTAGTTTATGAATGTAAAAGAGAGCtactttttaaaaaacCACTATTTAATCATTTCTTTGGTAGTATtatttcatcatttattttgttaCCATATACTTCagataaaaatagaaaatcAGTATTAACAGCCTTGAATGAAGATTTCGTTAAAATTTTAAAGGGACCAATATATTTTGACATATATACTTTAATATTCTCCTTTTTTTTAGTATTCTATATAATgacatattatatatttggGTACTTTTATTTCtgtacattttttttaggaccatatattgtttttaatGCATGgttattaatttatatatatttattaaaaaatcCTCCATTTTTACAAATGGATATTAATACTAAAGAAGTGGATATTGGTGTTTTAAATTATGTTGCTTTCCAATCCTTACTTCAATGGAAAAAGAATAATTCAATTTATCAAAGTAAAAAGTGGTTATATAAAATGgttttttcatttattaatttcatACACCATCACTTATGTTATACTCATGTTGTTGAGTTCATTAATTCCAGTATACCAAGTTACAGAActaaagaaatatataaacatttcGATAAAACATTAGATCAGTATAATTTCCTACGCAATGACAAATTTATGGACGTACTCAAGGAGTTCTTATGA